Proteins encoded within one genomic window of Saccharomyces paradoxus chromosome V, complete sequence:
- the GDA1 gene encoding guanosine diphosphatase (Guanosine diphosphatase located in the Golgi~similar to YEL042W) produces the protein MAPIFRNYRFAIGAFAVIMLILLIKTSSMGPSSIARTVATTASIPKTPEDVSISPINDEPGYIHDPKTEQNYPELADAVKSQTSQTCSEEHKYVIMIDAGSTGSRIHIYEFDVCTSPPTLLYEKFEMLEPGLSSFDTDSVGAANSLDPLLEVAMKYVPLKARSCTPVAVKATAGLRLLGDAKSSKILSAVRDHLEKDYPFPVVEKDGVSIMGGDEEGVFAWITTNYLLGNIGTNGPKLPTAAVFDLGGGSTQIVFEPTFSANEKMVDGEHKFDLKFGDENYTLYQFSHLGYGLKEGRNKVNSVLLENAIKDGRILKGDNTKTHELLSPCLPPKVNATKEKVTLESKETYTIDFIGPDEPSGAQCRFLTDQILNKDAECQFPPCSFNGVHQPSLVRTFKESNDIYIFSYFYDRTRPLGMPLSFTLNELKDLARTVCNGEETWKSVFGGIAGSLDELESDSHFCLDLSFQVSLLHTGYDIPLQRELRTGEKIANKEIGWCLGASLPLLKPDNWKCKLSQIE, from the coding sequence ATCTTTAGAAACTATCGGTTCGCCATCGGTGCCTTTGCTGTTATCATGCTTATTTTATTGATTAAAACATCTTCCATGGGTCCAAGCTCTATTGCACGTACAGTTGCAACTACTGCTAGTATTCCCAAAACGCCAGAGGATGTTTCTATCTCGCCCATTAATGATGAACCAGGCTACATTCACGATCCGAAGACTGAACAAAATTACCCTGAGCTGGCTGATGCTGTGAAGTCACAAACAAGTCAAACATGCAGTGAAGAACATAAGTATGTTATCATGATCGATGCCGGTTCTACTGGTTCCAGAATTCATATATACGAGTTTGATGTTTGTACTTCCCCACCTACCTTActttatgaaaaatttgagaTGTTAGAACCTGGTTTATCCTCTTTTGATACTGATTCTGTCGGCGCCGCCAACTCCCTTGACCCATTATTGGAAGTTGCAATGAAGTATGTTCCTCTTAAGGCAAGAAGTTGTACTCCCGTTGCTGTGAAGGCTACTGCAGGTCTAAGACTCTTAGGTGATGctaaatcatcaaaaattttaagtGCGGTAAGAGATCATTTGGAGAAGGACTATCCTTTCCCAGTTGTTGAGAAAGACGGTGTTTCCATCATGGGCggtgatgaagaaggtgtCTTCGCTTGGATTACTACAAACTACTTATTAGGAAACATTGGTACCAATGGTCCCAAGTTACCTACAGCTGCCGTTTTCGACTTGGGCGGTGGGTCTACACAGATTGTTTTTGAGCCTACTTTCTcagcaaatgaaaaaatggtCGATGGTGAACATAAATTTGATCTAAAGTTTGGCGATGAAAATTACACCTTATACCAATTTTCTCATTTAGGTTACGGTTTGAAGGAAGGTAGAAATAAAGTCAATTCTgttcttttggaaaacgCAATAAAAGATGGCAGAATCTTGAAGGGCGATAACACTAAGACTCACGAATTACTATCTCCATGCTTACCGCCCAAGGTTAATGccacaaaagaaaaggttACTTTAGAATCCAAGGAAACTTATACTATCGACTTTATAGGACCGGATGAACCAAGTGGTGCGCAATGTAGATTTTTGACAgatcaaattttgaataaaGATGCTGAATGTCAATTCCCACCATGCTCTTTCAACGGGGTTCATCAACCTTCTTTGGTTCGTACATTCAAAGAATCGAACGACATCTACATTTTCTCTTATTTCTACGACAGAACCCGTCCATTGGGCATGCCTTTGTCATTCACTTTGAATGAGTTAAAGGATCTGGCAAGAACAGTGTGTAATGGCGAAGAAACTTGGAAAAGTGTCTTCGGTGGCATTGCGGGATCCCTAGATGAATTGGAAAGTGACTCGCACTTTTGTTTGGACTTATCTTTCCAGGTGTCCCTATTACATACGGGATATGACATTCCATTACAGAGGGAATTAAGGACTGGTGAGAAAATTgccaataaagaaattggtTGGTGCTTAGGCGCGTCATTACCACTGTTGAAACCTGATAACTGGAAATGTAAACTCAGTCAAATCGAATAA
- the YEF1 gene encoding NADH/NAD(+) kinase (ATP-NADH kinase~similar to YEL041W), protein MKTDRLLINASTDTCTKVDAEVETMDRPVPIKVLAEGKVLNNFEEPGLMKCGYHDAKSWVRRLSSETIVGDDMNNLYPFYVDTAYDVRRLRKDIINAKIELHVENLIIICNINDVSTVFLMREVVEWVLRNFPSITVYVQDIFEKSTQFAVSDLCDDSCCSKNRVKYWSKEFVQKHDSFFDLMITLGGDGTVLFASSIFTKEVPPIVPFALGSLGFLTNFEFQKFKETLKHILTDEVRINLRMRLQCKLYRRNKPEIDTVTGKEICFIDFVSEHHVLNEVTIDRGPAPCLSLLGLYGNDSLMTKVQGDGLIVATPTGSTAYSLSAGGSLISPSVNAIAVTPICPHTLSFRPIILPDSMELKVRVDMNSRGTSWVNFDGKDRIELKQGDYVVITASPYSVPTVESSPSEFFESISKNLNWNDREEQKPFAHILSPKNQEKYRIDSSKNRNNSISNSSESSFLSSDTQDEERKSVIETEMVVERTRQAHFAI, encoded by the coding sequence ATGAAAACTGATAGGTTATTGATTAATGCTTCCACGGATACATGTACCAAGGTAGACGCTGAGGTAGAAACTATGGACAGACCGGTACCAATTAAAGTTTTGGCGGAAGGCAAGGTATTAAACAACTTCGAAGAACCGGGCTTAATGAAGTGCGGCTATCATGATGCAAAGAGCTGGGTCAGAAGACTATCGAGCGAAACAATTGTCGGTGACGATATGAATAATCTATACCCATTTTACGTTGATACTGCGTACGATGTTAGGCGTTTGAGAAAAGATATTATAAACGCTAAAATAGAATTGCACGTTGAAAACCTAATCATAATCTGCAATATTAATGACGTTTCCACTGTATTTCTCATGAGAGAAGTGGTGGAGTGGGTCTTACGCAACTTTCCATCAATAACTGTATACGTGcaagatatttttgaaaagtcaACTCAGTTTGCTGTAAGTGATCTCTGCGATGATAGCTGCTGCAGCAAAAATAGAGTAAAGTACTGGTCAAAGGAGTTTGTTCAGAAACATGATTCATTCTTTGATTTGATGATTACACTAGGGGGTGATGGAACTGTACTGTTTGCGTCGTCTATATTCACCAAAGAAGTTCCGCCGATTGTTCCATTTGCTCTTGGATCATTAGGATTTttaacaaattttgaatttcaaaaattcaaagaaacaCTGAAACATATTCTAACAGATGAGGTCCGTATTAATTTACGAATGAGATTGCAATGCAAACTCTATCGTAGAAATAAACCAGAAATTGATACTGTAACTGGGAAAGAAATATGCTTTATCGATTTCGTCTCTGAGCATCACGTGTTAAACGAAGTGACCATAGATAGAGGTCCAGCTCCTTGTTTATCTCTACTAGGACTTTATGGAAACGACTCATTGATGACTAAGGTTCAAGGTGATGGATTGATTGTTGCTACACCTACAGGATCCACAGCGTACTCATTGAGTGCAGGAGGCTCTTTGATATCACCAAGCGTGAACGCCATAGCAGTGACGCCTATCTGCCCTCATACTTTGAGTTTTAGGCCTATAATTTTACCAGACAGTATGGAATTAAAAGTTAGAGTAGATATGAACTCAAGAGGGACGTCGTGGGTGAACTTTGACGGTAAAGATAGAATTGAATTGAAGCAAGGTGACTATGTAGTAATAACTGCAAGCCCCTATTCAGTGCCAACCGTCGAGTCATCCCCCAGTGAATTTTTCGAAAGTATCAGTAAAAATCTTAATTGGAATGACCGCGAAGAACAAAAGCCATTTGCACACATTCTCTcaccaaaaaatcaagaaaagtaTAGGATAGATTCATCgaaaaatagaaacaaCAGCATAAGTAACTCCTCCGAGAGTTCATTTTTAAGTTCAGATACGCAAGATGAAGAGAGAAAATCCGTAATAGAAACGGAAATGGTTGTTGAACGGACTCGTCAAGCTCATTTTGCAATTTAA